The following coding sequences are from one Triticum dicoccoides isolate Atlit2015 ecotype Zavitan chromosome 4A, WEW_v2.0, whole genome shotgun sequence window:
- the LOC119288716 gene encoding transcription initiation factor IIF subunit alpha-like, with translation MWGAADLVLKAACDACGKASELYSTACRHATLCNSCAATMARSRARCNVCAAPITNVIREYNVRVDTAAGKALSIAKFNTGVPPFSKMKGAGNKWSLRKDGPTHGRQLTAEMREKYYNRKPWILEDDTGEHQYQSKLEASQSATATYYLLIRRGKEFDAVPVGSWYNFSKIAQYKQLTLEEAEEKMNKRRSSATGYERWMMKTATHGAAAFGSDLKDLGDAKGKAANGVQSKKESSNEDGNHSDKGEEDEEEGVAKKAVRRLSTRGVDDEEDGGKEDFDLEDETEIGDDWEHEETFTDDDEALDIDPEERPDVADTENPTGPDIKQDDDENEQGAGGSLSKSGKELKKLLRRADGQNESDDEDDGDTDEDESPLSVLAPKLEHQFGSEQQENNTAKLTATELAVSTPPAPRSNQKRKSGGDGAKTLNRAAVKKPKTEPEAKTLGVKEEPPSSVEPISKASASAGSGTDTSAITEEEIIRVLRAIAPVRSQDFVPRFKARIRTPEDKKHFHDIVMKYAYSHKTNGVSYLHLRKEYQ, from the exons ATGTGGGGCGCCGCCGACCTGGTGCTGAAGGCGGCGTGCGACGCCTGCGGCAAGGCGTCCGAGCTCTACAGCACCGCCTGCCGCCACGCCACCCTCTGCAACTCCTGCGCCGCCACCATGGCGCGCTCGCGCGCGCGCTGCAACGTCTGCGCCGCCCCCATCACCAACGTCATCCGG GAGTACAATGTTCGGGTGGATACCGCCGCGGGGAAGGCCCTTTCCATAGCCAAATTCAACACCGGCGTGCCGCCCTTCTCCAAGATGAAGGGTGCGGGGAACAAGTGGTCTCTTCGTAAGGATGGCCCGACGCATGGCCGTCAGCTTACTGCCGAAATGCGG GAGAAATactacaacagaaagccatggatatTGGAAGATGATACAGGTGAACATCAGTACCAAAGTAAACTTGAGGCATCACAATCTGCAACTGCTACATACTATCTGCTGATTAGGCGCGGCAAGGAGTTCGATGCTGTTCCTGTTGGTTCCTG GTATAACTTCAGTAAAATTGCACAGTACAAACAACTGACTTTGGAAGAAGCTGAAGAGAAGATGAATaaaaggagaagcagtgcaactgGTTATGAACGATGGATGATGAAGACAGCTACTCATGGAGCTGCTGCCTTTGGTTCGGATCTGAAGGATCTTGGTGATGCAAAGGGCAAAGCGGCAAATGGGGTCCAATCCAAGAAAGAAAGTAGCAATGAGGATGGGAATCACTCTGATAAAggcgaggaggatgaagaagagggagTTGCAAAGAAAGCTGTGCGCAGACTTTCTACGAGGGGCGTGGATGATGAAGAGGATGGTGGAAAAGAAGACTTTGATTTGGAGGATGAGACTGAGATAG GTGATGATTGGGAGCATGAAGAGACCTtcactgatgatgatgaggctctgGATATTGACCCAGAGGAAAGACCTGACGTAGCTGATACTGAAAACCCTACTGGACCAGATATTAAGCAG GATGATGATGAGAATGAACAAGGAGCTGGTGGTAGCCTGAGCAAGTCCGGTAAGGAACTAAAAAAGCTGCTCCGCCGTGCTGATGGACAAAATGAGTCCGATGACGAAGACGATGGAGACACTGAT GAAGATGAGTCACCATTGTCAGTACTTGCTCCAAAACTGGAACATCAATTCGGAAGCGAACAACAGGAAAATAACACTGCTAAACTAACAGCAACAGAACTTGCTGTTAGCACTCCACCTGCACCCAGGTCCAATCAGAAAAGGAAATCCGGAGGTGATGGTGCAAAAACTTTGAATCGTGCAGCGGTAAAAAAGCCAAAGACAGAACCT GAGGCAAAAACATTAGGTGTCAAGGAAGAGCCACCCTCTTCCGTGGAACCTATTTCAAAAGCATCTGCTTCAGCAGGGAGTGGTACAGATACATCTGCAATTACAGAGGAGGAAATCATAAGAGTACTTCGTGCAATTGCTCCTGTCAGATCACAAGATTTTGTACCCAGGTTTAAGGCCAGAATAAGAACTCCAGAG GACAAGAAACATTTTCATGACATTGTCATGAAATATGCATATTCGCACAAGACCAACGGCGTCAGCTATCTTCACCTTCGAAAGGAGTACCAATGA